The genomic interval CGGTGACGTACTGGACGAGGTACCGCTGCACCGCCTTCATCTCGACGAGCCCCGCCAGGATCTCCCGCAGCGGCCCGACCTTCTCCAGCGGATGCTGGATCGCGATCTGCGCCGCCGCCCGCACGCAGGCCCGGCGGCCCACCGGACGGCGCTCGGCGTCGTAGCTGTCGAGCAGGCCCTCCGGCGCCCGTCCCAGCACCTCGGCGGCGAGCTTCCAGCCGAGGTTCACGGCGTCGTGCAGGGTGGTGACCATGCCGTTGCCGGAGGACGGCGGGTGCGAGTGAGCGGCGTCGCCGACGAGCAGCACGCGGCCGTCCCGGTAGGAGCGGACCAGCCGGGTCGCGTGGCCGTTCCGCTCCATCCAGGTCGGTTCCTCGACGTCGGGCGCCGTGCCGACGAGCCTGCGGACGCTGCCGAGGACCTCGTCCCTGGTCACCGGGGTGCCCGGCGGGACGTCACGGTCCTCCCACTCGACCGTCATGATCCTGATGCGGCCCGGCTGGAGCGGCAGGATGCCGAGCTGGCCGCCCGGGTACAGGCCGTTGACGAACTTGTCGCGGTTGCCGGCGAAGTCGCCGACGTCGGCCGTCACGCCGTAGTAGGCCGGCGCGAACTCCTCATAGTCGAACCCGCAGAGCCTGGCGACGGTGCTGTGCACGCCGTCCGCGCCGACCAGGTAGGCGCCGCGGACGGTCCGCTCGCCGTCCTGTGCCGCCACCGTCACGGTGACGCCGCCGGCGTCCTGCTCGACCCCGGTCACCTCCTGGCCGTGCAGGACCTGGACGCCGAGTTCGAGGGCCCGCTCCTCCAGGATCTCCTCGGTGCGGACCTGCGGGACGAGCCAGTCGAACTCGGTCTCGCCCAGCTCCTCGTCGAACTCGATGTACAGCAGGCCGAAATGGGTCCGGTTCCAGCGCGGGGTGGACGCGTCGCCGAACCGGTCGGCGATGCCGCGCTGCTTGAGCGTCTCGACGCAGCGGGCGTGCAGCAGCGCGCCGCCCGACTCGTGCGAGCGCTCCGTCCGGCGGTCCAACACGGTGACGGGGACTCCGGCGAGGGCCAGCTCGCAGGCGAGCATGAGGCCGCCAGGGCCGGCTCCGACGATCACGACAGGTTCGTTCACGATGTGCTCCGTTGGCTGGTGCCGTCCAGCTCCGCGCCGAGGTACTCGGCCAGCGCGGACGGGGTCGGCAGGTCGTAGACCGCGCTGGGCGGCAGGGACAGGCCGGTCGCCCGGGCGAGCCGGTCGCGCATGGTGAGGGCGCCGAGCGAGGTGATGCCGAGGTCGAGGAAGTCGGCCTCGGGCGCGACGGCGTGGCCGCCCTCGTGGCCGAGGGCGTCGGCGGTCGTCGCGAGCACGAACTCCAGCAGCAACCGGTCGCGCTCCCCGGGGGAGCGGCCTTCGAGCCGGAGCAGGAGGCCGCCGGGGTCGGCGGCAGGGGCGTCGTCCCTGGACGTGCGCGGGGCCGCGCCGGGGAACGCCGCGGTGACGTCGGCGACGACCACGCAGGGCGGCCCGGCGAGGATCCGCGGCAGGTCCCGCAGGGCGGCCGACGCGCGCATCGGGCGCAGGCCGGGCTGCTCGTCGCCGCCGCCTTCGACCGTCCCCCACAGCAGCGACGTCGCCGGGAGCCCGGCGGCGCGACGCCGGCGTGCGAGGGCGTCGTGGAAGGCCCCGACCGCCAGATCCTCGGGACGGGCGGAGCTGGCTCCGGCCGACGCCGTCAGCGGAGCGAAGAGGACGAAGGCGGACAGTTCCAGATCCTTGGTGGATTCGTGCAGCTGCCGGGCGGCGTCCATGGCCGCCTCGCCGCCGGCCATCGCCGCGGTGTGGAAGACCGCGGCGAGCGGCTCGCCGTCCGGGAGGAGTTCGAGGAGAGCGGGAATCGCCGCCGGATCGGCGGGGTCGAACACGACCGAGGTGATCGCGCCGTCCAGCCCGTCGGGTGCGGGCTCGGCCGGGCCGACGGCCAGGAGGACGCTGGACGCTCCCGCGCCCGCCAGCCACTTCGCCGTCTCGACCCCGAGTCCGCCGCCGGTGACCAGGACCGTCCCGGCGGGCGTCCAGCCGCGGTCGCCGCCCGGCGCCCGGGTCAGCCGCGGCACCAGCAGCGCCCCGTCCCGGACGGCCACGAGCTCGTCCCCGCCGGTCAACGCGGCCGCGAACGCCCGCCCTACCCGTCCAGAGACTTCGAGCGGCAGATCGACGGCCCGCAGCCGCCGAGGCGACCCGCTCCGCACCGCCGTCTCCACGACTCCCCACAGCAGACCCTGCGAGACATCGCCGACCGGTGCGGCCGCCCCGTCGCCGACGGCTCCCCGCGTGACGAACCACAACGGCGCGTCGACCCCGGCTCGCGCCAGCGCTTCGGGCAGCTCGGCCGTCCACCGCACCGCCTCCCGGTCCACGTCCGCCGCGAGGTACAGCACCCCTTCGACCGCTGCCCCCTCCACGGCCTCACCCAGCACCCGGGCGAGCCGATCGAGACCGCTCCCCGCGCCGCCGACCGGACCGGAGCCCGTGCCGGAGGCGACTGCGCCGTCGGCGGTCGTGGAGAGGCCGAGGTGGAGGGGCTGGGCGCCGCGTTCGGTGAGGAGGGGGATCAAGGCGGTGGGGAGGGTGGAGGAGGGGTCGTCGGTGAGGAGGAGCCAGGTGCCGGGAAGGGGCATGTCGGCGGCGACGGGGACGCGCTGCCAGGTCTGCTCGTGCCACCAGCCGTTGCTGCGCCTGCTGGCCGAGAGGGCCGGGAGGAGCTCGGCGAGGAGGAGCCGCTTGGCGGGGTCGTCCAGGTCCAGGTCCAGGGTGGTGGACAGGGCGCTCAGGTCCTGGCGGTCGATCGCCTCCCACAGGGCCGTCTCGGACTCCGCCGCGGGGGCGGGGGCCGCGACCGGCTCGTACCAGTAGGCGCGGTGCTGGAACGGGTAGGTGGGCGGCGGAGCGGACGCCGTCGCGGTTCCGGCCCGCCAGCCGACGGGGATCCGGGTGGCGGTGT from Streptomyces sp. NBC_01288 carries:
- a CDS encoding FAD-dependent monooxygenase, translated to MNEPVVIVGAGPGGLMLACELALAGVPVTVLDRRTERSHESGGALLHARCVETLKQRGIADRFGDASTPRWNRTHFGLLYIEFDEELGETEFDWLVPQVRTEEILEERALELGVQVLHGQEVTGVEQDAGGVTVTVAAQDGERTVRGAYLVGADGVHSTVARLCGFDYEEFAPAYYGVTADVGDFAGNRDKFVNGLYPGGQLGILPLQPGRIRIMTVEWEDRDVPPGTPVTRDEVLGSVRRLVGTAPDVEEPTWMERNGHATRLVRSYRDGRVLLVGDAAHSHPPSSGNGMVTTLHDAVNLGWKLAAEVLGRAPEGLLDSYDAERRPVGRRACVRAAAQIAIQHPLEKVGPLREILAGLVEMKAVQRYLVQYVTEVSYAFDLTGVPGEPHELIGRRFPDVRTTRPDGTELTTYEPLAGGRGLVLNLTGKPEALPAVPEHLADLVEVVTVEPVADLDARVVVVRPDGFIAWADRGEDGDPGLARTLRTWFG